A region from the Linepithema humile isolate Giens D197 chromosome 1, Lhum_UNIL_v1.0, whole genome shotgun sequence genome encodes:
- the CNBP gene encoding CCHC-type zinc finger nucleic acid binding protein, translating to MSSSACYKCNRMGHFARECPQGGGGGRGDRGRDRDGGFGRGREKCFKCNQFGHFARECKEDQDLCYRCNGVGHIAKDCQQGPELSCYNCNKTGHMARSCPEGGNDSGRFAMQSCYNCNKTGHIARNCTEAGGKTCYICGKTGHISRECDQDDRK from the exons ATGAGTTCCAGTGCTTGTTACAAATGTAACCGTATGGGCCACTTTGCACGGGAGTGCCCACAAGGAGGAGGCGGTGGCAGAGGAGATCGTGGACGAGATAGAGATGGTGGCTTTGGCCGTGGCCGAGAGAAATGCTTCAAATGCAACCAATTTGGACATTTCGCACGCGAGTGTAAAGAGGATCAGGATCTTTGCTATCGCTGCAACGGGGTTGGACATATTGCGAAAGACTGTCAACAG GGACCGGAGCTGAGTTGTTACAATTGTAACAAGACTGGTCACATGGCGCGCAGCTGCCCGGAAGGTGGCAATGATTCCGGACGCTTCGCAATGCAAAGCTGTTACAACTGCAACAAGACAGGCCACATTGCTCGCAACTGCACCGAGGCCGGCGGGAAGACTTGCTACATCTGCGGCAAGACTGGTCACATAAGCCGCGAATGCGATCAGGACGACAGGAAGTAG